From Candidatus Angelobacter sp., a single genomic window includes:
- a CDS encoding 4'-phosphopantetheinyl transferase superfamily protein: protein NVAGEVIHFNLSHSDGLALFAFARSHALGVDVERVRPIPEMDQVTARFFSARENAMLNALPAEQRIEAFFNCWTRKEAYLKATGEGIADALPRIEVTLAPGEPVQLLNVGGDLQAASHWSLRPLLPATGFVGAVAARARGLKPVCWRLPERSPTPEQTQ from the coding sequence GAAATGTTGCGGGCGAGGTCATTCACTTCAACCTGTCGCATTCGGACGGTCTGGCTTTGTTCGCTTTCGCCCGCTCGCACGCCCTGGGGGTCGATGTCGAACGCGTCCGGCCCATTCCGGAAATGGATCAGGTCACGGCCAGATTCTTTTCAGCGCGCGAAAATGCGATGCTGAATGCGCTGCCCGCGGAGCAACGTATCGAGGCTTTTTTCAATTGCTGGACTCGCAAGGAAGCTTACTTGAAGGCGACCGGCGAAGGCATTGCCGATGCGCTGCCACGAATCGAAGTGACCCTTGCCCCTGGCGAACCGGTGCAGTTGTTGAACGTCGGCGGTGACCTTCAGGCGGCAAGCCACTGGTCCCTGCGACCACTATTACCCGCAACCGGCTTCGTCGGCGCTGTGGCTGCCAGGGCGCGCGGGTTGAAACCGGTGTGCTGGAGGCTGCCTGAAAGATCTCCGACTCCGGAACAAACGCAATGA